The proteins below are encoded in one region of Apium graveolens cultivar Ventura chromosome 4, ASM990537v1, whole genome shotgun sequence:
- the LOC141718660 gene encoding uncharacterized protein LOC141718660 has translation MRGQGYDNGSNMKGQYKGVSGRVLREYPREFYSTCGCHSLNLALCDIEMITIQAKSFFGVKVNKVSKILQNKDMDINACITLLQGLIHFFEEYRNNGFENAKDEAVKIALEMGVEPTFRETRVRRKKRFIDVSTSDEPIQVAEDFFRVNYFLHIVDTALSSLNTRFEQFKKYDDVFGYLFNLSRLRKMEDESVKNACVALETYLKDGDD, from the exons ATGAGAGGGCAGGGCTACGACAATGGTTCAAATATGAAAGGACAATACAAAGGTGTAAGTGGTAGGGTGTTAAGAGAGTATCCTAGGGAATTTTACTCTACATGTGGTTGTCACTCTCTTAATCTTGCACTTTGTGATATAGAAATGATAACTATTCAAGCTAAGTCTTTTTTTGGAGTG AAAGTGAATAAAGTTAGTAAAATTCTCCAAAATAAGGATATGGATATTAATGCATGTATTACTCTATTACAAGGTCTCATACACTTTTTTGAAGAGTACAGGAACAATGGTTTCGAAAATGCAAAAGATGAAGCTGTAAAGATTGCTCTAGAAATGGGGGTGGAACCAACTTTTCGTGAAACTCGTGTTCGCAGAAAAAAGAGGTTCATTGATGTGAGTACAAGTGATGAACCAATTCAAGTTGCTGAAGATTTTTTTCGTGTTAATTACTTTTTACACATTGTTGATACCGCTCTATCTTCGCTCAACACAAGATTTGAGCAATTTAAAAAATATGATGATGTTTTTGGGTATTTATTTAACTTAAGCAGGTTGAGAAAAATGGAGGATGAGAGCGTGAAAAATGCTTGTGTTGCACTTGAGACTTATTTGAAAGACGGGGACGACTAA